A section of the Pseudomonas fluorescens genome encodes:
- the yajC gene encoding preprotein translocase subunit YajC: MSFFISNAMADAAAPAAAGPMGGGFEWIFLVGFLVIFYLMIWRPQAKRAKEQKNLLSSLQKGDEVVTTGGIAGKITKVSDAFVVLEVSDTVEMKFQKGAIAATLPKGTLKAI, from the coding sequence ATGAGCTTTTTTATCTCTAACGCTATGGCTGACGCCGCTGCACCGGCCGCTGCCGGTCCTATGGGCGGTGGTTTCGAGTGGATTTTCCTGGTCGGCTTCCTGGTCATCTTCTACCTGATGATCTGGCGCCCACAGGCCAAGCGCGCCAAAGAGCAGAAAAACCTGCTGAGCAGCCTGCAAAAAGGCGACGAAGTGGTCACCACCGGCGGTATCGCTGGCAAGATCACCAAGGTTTCCGATGCTTTCGTGGTACTGGAAGTCTCCGACACCGTTGAAATGAAGTTCCAGAAAGGCGCCATCGCTGCCACGCTGCCAAAAGGCACGCTCAAAGCGATCTGA
- the secD gene encoding protein translocase subunit SecD, with the protein MLNKYPLWKYVLILAVLAIGFIYSAPNLYPDDPAIQITGASTALQVTQADLDRTSKALTDAGIQVKAATLAADAKGGLLRLTKQEDQLPAKDVVRKVMGDDYVVALNLAQTTPKWLSSIGAHPMKLGLDLSGGVHFLLEVDMDKALDARMKVYEGDVKSLLRKERLRYRSLPQLNGAIQLGFADEATREQARALIRKSFNDFDIVPADLNGQPVLRLAMTPAKLAEIREYSIKQNLTTVRNRVNELGVAEPLVQRQGANRIVVELPGVQDTAEAKRILGKTANLEFRLAAEPGASKATSETFEFREGNRPAAQIERSLIITGDQVTDAKAGFGEHGTPEVNIRLDGHGGELMSRATRSNVGRSMAVIFIEQRPVTTYVKQMVNGVEKDVPVQTFKEEKKIISLATIQSPLGAQFRITGLNGQGESSELALLLRAGGLAAPMYFAEERTIGPSLGADNITKGVDAALWGMLFVSLFIIAIYRFFGVIATVALAGNMVMLLALMSLLGATLTLPGIAGIVLTMGMAVDANVLIFSRIREEIAAGMSVQRAINEGFGRAFTAILDSNLTTLLVGGILFAMGTGPVKGFAVTMSLGIFTSMFTAIMVTRAMVNLIFGGRDFKKLWI; encoded by the coding sequence ATGCTGAACAAATACCCTCTGTGGAAATACGTACTGATCCTGGCGGTGCTGGCGATCGGTTTTATTTATTCCGCTCCCAATCTTTATCCTGATGACCCGGCGATCCAGATCACTGGCGCCAGCACTGCGCTGCAGGTCACTCAGGCTGATCTGGACCGCACGAGCAAAGCGCTCACGGATGCGGGGATCCAGGTCAAGGCGGCAACGTTGGCAGCTGATGCGAAGGGCGGCTTGTTGCGCCTGACCAAGCAGGAAGACCAATTGCCGGCCAAGGATGTCGTGCGCAAGGTGATGGGTGATGACTACGTAGTCGCGCTCAACCTGGCACAAACCACGCCAAAATGGCTGAGCAGCATCGGCGCGCACCCGATGAAGCTGGGTCTGGACTTGTCCGGTGGTGTGCACTTCCTGTTGGAAGTGGACATGGACAAAGCCCTCGATGCACGCATGAAAGTCTACGAAGGCGATGTGAAGAGCCTGCTGCGCAAAGAGCGCCTGCGTTATCGCAGCCTGCCGCAGCTCAACGGTGCCATCCAACTGGGCTTTGCTGACGAGGCCACCCGTGAACAGGCGCGTGCCCTGATTCGCAAGAGCTTTAACGATTTCGACATTGTGCCCGCCGACCTCAACGGTCAACCGGTGCTGCGTCTGGCGATGACCCCGGCCAAGCTGGCGGAAATCCGTGAATATTCCATCAAGCAGAACTTGACCACGGTACGTAACCGCGTCAACGAACTGGGTGTGGCCGAGCCTCTGGTTCAACGCCAGGGTGCCAACCGCATCGTGGTTGAGTTGCCAGGTGTGCAGGACACTGCTGAGGCCAAGCGGATCCTCGGCAAGACTGCCAACCTCGAGTTCCGCCTGGCCGCCGAGCCGGGTGCTTCCAAGGCCACTTCCGAGACCTTCGAGTTCCGCGAGGGCAATCGCCCGGCGGCGCAGATCGAACGCAGCCTGATCATCACCGGTGACCAGGTGACAGATGCCAAGGCTGGTTTCGGCGAGCACGGTACCCCTGAAGTGAACATCCGCCTGGATGGTCATGGCGGCGAACTGATGAGCCGCGCAACCCGCAGCAACGTCGGTCGCAGCATGGCGGTGATCTTCATCGAGCAGCGCCCGGTGACCACCTACGTCAAGCAAATGGTCAATGGCGTCGAAAAAGACGTGCCAGTCCAGACCTTCAAGGAAGAGAAGAAGATCATCAGTCTGGCGACCATCCAGTCGCCGCTGGGTGCTCAATTCCGCATCACCGGCCTGAACGGCCAGGGTGAGTCCTCCGAGCTGGCATTGCTCCTGCGCGCCGGTGGCCTGGCGGCGCCGATGTACTTCGCGGAAGAGCGCACCATCGGCCCGAGCCTGGGTGCTGACAACATTACCAAGGGTGTCGATGCGGCACTGTGGGGCATGCTGTTCGTTTCCCTGTTCATCATCGCCATCTATCGCTTCTTTGGTGTCATCGCCACCGTAGCGCTGGCGGGGAACATGGTCATGCTGCTGGCCTTGATGTCGCTGCTGGGGGCTACACTGACCCTGCCGGGTATCGCCGGTATCGTACTCACCATGGGTATGGCGGTGGACGCCAACGTGCTGATCTTCTCGCGGATTCGTGAAGAGATCGCGGCGGGCATGAGCGTGCAACGGGCTATCAACGAAGGCTTCGGCCGGGCATTTACCGCGATTCTCGACTCCAACCTGACTACCTTGCTGGTCGGCGGGATTCTCTTTGCCATGGGCACCGGCCCGGTCAAAGGTTTTGCGGTGACCATGTCCCTGGGTATCTTTACCTCGATGTTCACGGCCATCATGGTGACCCGCGCAATGGTCAACCTGATCTTTGGCGGGCGTGACTTCAAGAAGTTGTGGATTTAA
- the secF gene encoding protein translocase subunit SecF — MLRTINFMGVRNVAFGVTVLLTVLALFSWFHKGLNYGLDFTGGTLIELTYEKPADVTKVRTQLNEAGYHEAIVQSFGATTDLLVRMPGEDPQLGHQVAEALLKVGGDNPASVKRVEFVGPQVGEELRDQGGLGMLMALAGIMIYLAFRFQWKFGVGAIVSLIHDVIVTVGILAYFQITFDLTVLAAVLAIIGYSLNDTIVVFDRVRENFRVLRKATLIENINISTTQTLLRTMATSISTLLAIAALMIFGGDNLWGFSLALFIGVLAGTYSSIYIANVVLIWLNLNSEDLIPPVATDKEVDDRP; from the coding sequence ATGTTACGTACAATCAACTTCATGGGCGTTCGCAACGTTGCGTTCGGCGTCACTGTGCTCCTTACCGTCCTGGCGTTGTTCAGCTGGTTCCATAAGGGCCTGAACTACGGTCTGGACTTCACCGGCGGTACGCTCATCGAGCTGACCTACGAGAAGCCGGCCGACGTAACCAAGGTGCGTACCCAACTGAACGAGGCCGGTTATCACGAGGCTATCGTGCAGAGCTTTGGTGCGACCACCGACCTGCTGGTGCGCATGCCTGGCGAAGACCCGCAACTGGGTCACCAGGTGGCTGAGGCCTTGCTCAAGGTCGGTGGCGACAACCCGGCTTCGGTCAAACGTGTCGAGTTCGTCGGCCCGCAGGTGGGTGAAGAGCTGCGTGACCAGGGTGGCCTCGGCATGCTGATGGCGCTGGCCGGCATCATGATCTACCTGGCGTTCCGCTTTCAGTGGAAGTTCGGCGTCGGTGCCATTGTCTCGTTGATTCACGACGTGATCGTGACCGTGGGTATCCTGGCGTACTTCCAGATTACCTTCGACCTGACGGTGCTGGCGGCAGTGCTGGCGATCATTGGTTACTCCCTCAATGACACCATCGTGGTGTTCGACCGGGTTCGCGAGAACTTCCGGGTACTGCGCAAGGCGACGTTGATCGAGAACATCAACATCTCCACCACCCAGACCCTGTTGCGCACCATGGCGACGTCGATCTCCACCTTGCTGGCGATTGCCGCACTGATGATCTTTGGTGGCGATAACCTGTGGGGCTTCTCCCTGGCGCTGTTTATTGGCGTACTGGCGGGCACCTACTCGTCGATCTATATCGCCAACGTGGTGTTGATCTGGCTGAACCTC